TCTAGATTTGGAAATGAAGGCAATAAATCAAGTGCAGTCAAGAACTTTGGATCTGGTGTAAAGATTCGAACTCAAATTTGTAGGGGTGGTCCAACTCATTGTCATCTCCCAATTCGTCCAACTCCAGAAATAATATTGCCAATGGTTTCAAGGAAtgaggtaaatttttttaattttgagtaCGAATATCCCAAGATAATTACTTATTCTGTCGTTGAACTTCAGCTGTGGTTTCACAATAGTTTCAGCCGATGGAAGTTTGTGGGAGGTAACTGGTAAACTCTATTAGACAAGAGAGTGGAGCCGAATTTTAGATTCAAGAACTAATATTATAAACAGTTAGTTGTACCACAGCATTCAGATTCCCAGTTTCCTACTTCCCTTATTAGTTGCTGCAGCTAAGCCGCTAAGCCTGCAGCTTCATCAAGTGAAAGTTTCTGAAAATACAGATAATATCTTTAAATTAGTGCATAATTCAATCACTTTTAGTGGCTTACTATTCCATTGATTGATACAtcattgttattgaaaactaaTTCAATCTGTTCCTCCAAATCCATTCCAGCAAGGTTATTTCCTGTTAGTTCATGATGTCCATAAATTTTAGTCATCCTTGGCAAACAGAAGAATTAGATGGAAGTACCATAAATTAACAATGGCTATGTCTCACATATTGATGATTGAATTCGGTCACCAAATTCTGACATTTGGTGGTAGGCCAAGTCTCGACCGCCATAGGTCGAGGTGCGTTGTCGTACCTTCGTAGCCATAAGACATaaccttgaaatttttaaataaaaaagaaagtattTATAGAATCGAAAACatcttatttcatatttttcgaaATGCTGATTGCTGATGCTGAATATCATCTTTTTCCTCAGTCAAGAATTCGAGTATTCCTTATGACTTGTTTTTcagtcattttattttgaattagaAGAAAACATATCTATCACtgttaccaaaaaaaaaacactgttTGTGTTTGAGCAGTTTCATGCAAGTTTGACAGTTTGATGCTttctgaaaatagaaaattaggcGTTGCCAAATGTCCCAATACTAAATTGTAATTCTTCCAAAATCCATAAACACAATTTTCTGTGGAACTTGCGAATTTCTTTAATCAAGAATATCAGGAATAATTCGATAATTCCGGTAATTTGCATATcgtattttataattttaagctTCCACAGGCTTCCAGCCATATTAATATTAAGGATCTCGGAAACCATTCGAATATTTTCgagtattttgattttgcatttttttattgataaatTTTTATACAAAGCAAAGTTTTTAAACAcgcaatgaaaaatttttgtgtAACAGATGTTAACTACATATAACTGGTCTTCATCTACGACATCTTCCCGGCCACCGTTATTGTTGCTGACGCTGCTGTGGGTCGAACTCAACGGGACCGACGGGGACGGATACGGACACGGACAGTCGATCGAATATGCCGAATTCGGCTGATGCTGATGACGAACGCTTGACGAGTCCCCGGACGAATGTTTCGACTGAATGTTACGATCTAAATCACGTCTTTGGACCAGCACCTTTCCGCATAATTCGCACCTGATGGACATCCAACAATTTTAGCCAAAAAATCTtgcgcgaaaaataataattcaactcGCTTGTAGGACATTGTTTTGTCTTCCGTTATCCCCACCTGGTCGTGGTGTTCGGCGTGCAGCCGGATGTATTTGTTGAGATTACTTGGGTTTCCGAACGACCTGGAACATACTGGGCACTTGAGCGGCTTGTGCATGGCCTGTGTGTGTCCGGATGTGGATCGTGAGGCCGGATGTGGATCGTGAGGCCGTACTTGCGGGAATAGATTTTGCCGCAGTAAATGCAAATGTGGCAGTGCTTAGAGCGGC
This sequence is a window from Daphnia pulicaria isolate SC F1-1A chromosome 7, SC_F0-13Bv2, whole genome shotgun sequence. Protein-coding genes within it:
- the LOC124348446 gene encoding uncharacterized protein LOC124348446, encoding MAAGNNHQQQHRIHSGSGITGPRPAAQVETIVSHLGRSKHCHICIYCGKIYSRKYGLTIHIRPHDPHPDTHRPCTSRSSAQYVPGRSETQVISTNTSGCTPNTTTRCELCGKVLVQRRDLDRNIQSKHSSGDSSSVRHQHQPNSAYSIDCPCPYPSPSVPLSSTHSSVSNNNGGREDVVDEDQLYVVNICYTKIFHCVFKNFALYKNLSIKKCKIKILENIRMVSEILNINMAGSLWKLKIIKYDMQITGIIELFLIFLIKEIRKFHRKLCLWILEELQFSIGTFGNA